The Hordeum vulgare subsp. vulgare chromosome 7H, MorexV3_pseudomolecules_assembly, whole genome shotgun sequence DNA window CAAGAATTGTGATAAAGAGagtatcaagagccaaataatgaATAGTACTACATTGAAACACAAACCAAGCTGCCGCTGCAGCATACATATTGCCCCCATTCTCGATCGTACAAAAGATGATGCAGAACGCTGATCAGGGTGGCAGGGGAGGacggaaggggggggggggggggggggggcatgaaTTGAATCGGATTTGGGGCATTCGTTACCTCGCGGCGGGAGAGCTCGGCCTTCCACGCGGCCTCCCGCTCGGCGACCTCGCGCTCGCGCTCCTCGATGTAGCTCTGCATCTCGCGCTCCCTCATGACGCGGTCCTGGATGTCCGCGTCCAGCGCCTCCTTGAGCTCCTTCACGAACCTGTCCACCACAGCCTTTATCCGCACCGACATCTTGCCGCTCCTCCTGGCGCCCCTTGCTACCGGCGCCGGTCACCTGCGGCCTCCGCGGACCATGGCTTCTAGGGCTTGCGAGAAGAGGACGCCGGAATTCCTCCCTCCTGGGCGCGTTTCTTTCCTGTTCTGTTTCGTCTTTGCGTGGATGAGGCGGATGAGCTGGGAAAGAGATACGGCCCAGTGGGCTTCTTTATGGCCTCTATTTTGCTCACTTGCCTCCTTccctttctcctttttttttcttacttttttcttcttctttatctttGTTCTTTTGACTCCTGGTATATAGTACTACTCCCTCAGAAAAAATGGTATAGACTACTACTCTTACTCTTCTTTCACAAGATACTAGTATAAATGTAGTTAAGCATCTGAGTTGCAAAGAAAATGCTGTAACAACTTGTGATCAAGCAATTAGTCGCCACAGGAGCCTTGCCAGTGTGTGTTGCCTTCTCTACCAATAGTCGCTACATGAGCAAACTCCATCCTGGAAATGGTGGAACCGAACCGGGTCCCTGATTATGATCACCTTGCCTTCACTCTTGGAGACGTGCTTCACGAATGAGTGGCAGTCACCACAGATCCTGAGGTTCTTCATGATCCGTACAGGCTTCCCCTTCACTGAATTCATCATTGCAAATGCAACGGCCAATTTCTCGCTGTGATATTTCAGCAGATCTTCCTTCTGCTCACTCTCAAGATCCTGAAGCACAAACTCTGTCTGCGGGACATAACCGAGGTCTGTGACCCGCCTGATTAGTCGGTTCAGTTCCTGAACTATGCCAGTTGAGAATGGGTGTGACAATTCACCAGCAATAAACACATGGACTTGTTTCCCCAGCTCGATCCAGCTGAGCCCGGGCTCTTTTTTGGCCCCTTGGTTTCTCATCACCTTCCATGACTTCTCGGCATCTAACCATTGTCGCAAATCAGCATATGTATTTGACAACAATATGCGCGCACCTTGGTCCTCAGGCTCAAGTTTAAGGATCTCTCTTGCTGCATATGCTGCAAGGTTAGCGTTTTTGTGCATTCTGCATGCCCCAAGAAGAGTTCTCCATATGACCGAGTCTGGCTCAAAGTTCATCTCACTGATGAACTTCACAGCTTCGTCAAGCTTCCCTGCCCGACCAAGGAGATCAACCATGCAGTTGCAATGTTCCCTCTCAGGCTGAATGCCAAAGAGCTTCTCCATGGACCTAAAGTAATACCAACCATCTTCCACCAAGCCAGCATGACTGCATGCAAACAGAACTCCAACCATTGTTATACGGTTTGGTGTAGGACCTTCAGATTGCATCAAGCCAAAAACCTTCAGCGCATCGGTGCTTCTCCCATTCTGCGCCAAACCAGAGACCATGGTGCTCCATGAGATCACATCCCTATGAGGCATTCTGCTGAACAAGGCACCAGCGTCCTGCAAGCTTCCACATTTGCAGTACATGTCGAGAAGTGCATTGTGCAGAATCAAGTCCGTGTCATACTTGAGCACATGAGCATGTACCTGCCTTCCCAACTCAAGCATGACCATCCCGGTACACGCCCGGAGGACACTGGTCAAGGTACCCTGGTTAGCCGAGAAACCAGACTCCTTCATCCTCATGAACAATTCTACCGCCCCAACACCATCACCGCTCTGTGCAAACCCCGCGATGATCGAATTCCACACAACCAAATCACGGGTGACCATCTCGTCAAAGACCCCACGCCCGCTGTCCAAATCCCCAAGCTTCATATACGCATCAATCAAGGAGCTCCGCACAAACACATCCGAATCCAACCCGACCTTAACAATGCTCGCGTGCACAGCTGCGAGCACCCCAGGTGTGCCACAGACACCAAGAACACTAGAGTATGTGTAACTGTTGGGAGCCACGTTGTCCCTCTTCATGTCCACAAGAAACCTGAGCGCCTCCACTTTCCTCCCACCGGCATTGGCCAGAGCCGACACGACGGTCGTCCAAGACACGACGTTCCTGTGAGGCATTCCGCCGAACAGCTCGAGCGCGTCGTGGAGCAAGCCGAATTTGGCGTACATGGAGATGAGAGAGTTGGAGACGAAGAGGCCCGTGTGGGGCGCTTCTCCTCCGCCGTTGGCCGTGCAGGAGACATGGTCATGGATGAGGCGTCCGTCGCTGGCCGTGCCGTGGCGGACGCAGAGCTTGATGAGGCGGCAGAGCGAGACCGGGTCCGCGCGGACGCCGGCCGTGGCGAGGTCGGGGAGCAGCGCGAGCGCGGCCGGGAGGGGGCCATCGTCGCAGAGGCGGGAGAAGGTTGCGAGGAGAGGGTGCGGTTGGGAGTGGGAGTGGAGGCAGCGGCGACTCCGGCGAGCTGCAGCGAGACGCTTGCAAGGGACGCGGTTGAACAGCGATCTCATGTGGCAAAAGGGCTCGTGGCGGCCTGGCGGGAGACGGCTCGAGTTCCCTGGGCTAAAGATCGACTCCACTGTGGAACTGGAACCGAAACAAAGGAGTAAAGGCAAATTATGAGAGCAAGTAGAATAGAACTGAGGCCCTGTTTGTTTGAGAAGTCCCGAAATTTTTTTTAGTTCcaacttaaaagtccctagtccctacccgtttgttttcattgactaaatagggactagaggtcattaaatgacatgcaaaaagaccatgttacccttagTAATGTAGAAGTAGTGTaaaaagtaggggcattgttggaaaaagtgtcaaaaagtcccaaaaagtccctggaaacaaacaccccctgagtcagctggctataaggaataaagtagtatatttttgcttagttggaggagagagaagaggagagagaaggtaagagcatggttaatagtatagccaactgctggctataagccatcttatagcccaccttatagctagcttgtacaatagttagctgcaaaagagtactatttttatcatatatgacccacctttcattctcacaaagcacctaggagcacgtgctagagctggcacttcacgaagagcccgctttccttctctcttctcttctctctcatccaactcagcaaaaatatagtattttaatccttacagcctgctgaccgtaccttattgtacttgctctaagcgggctcttagttaagagccaactctagcacgtgctcctaggtactTTGTGAGAATGAGAGGTGggtcatataataaataagtagttcactcttctaaccaactattgtacatgttagctataagatgggctataggtgacatggcatgagcttacagccggcagccggctctactattgtacttgctctcaaGGAGTTAACTATGCAGCGGCGCCGCATCCTCTGCTCCCGTGCGATGGCTGGTTTACACAAGTAAAATAGACAGAGGAGTACACACTTCGTGCACATGCATCTAAGTAGACAAAAACCGCTAGCGCTAATATAAAATATGACTTAATTTTCACTCTCTGAATCATGTATGCATGCATGACGTCGTCAAGATTCTCTTTAATGCTTGAAATTCAAAAAAGTTTTATCTTTAAAatcgttaattcaatcgatgaactattttcaccgttggctttgtcgcgacaagatcttcgaaactagatctcatgtcgacatgtttcgacaaactttttttttcttccataATTGTCATATTGTTTCACTCACTTGCTATATTATTCACCACTTACTTGCCCAATAAAAAAACCTAATTGTCGTATTTTTTGATGTCTtttcgtgaaaagattgtcgGTGCTTATAAATGCAGTTTCCAAAATGTTTTAATGTGCTTGTCATTTTAATTCTATCAAGTTGTCATGTGGTCTCATAAAGCTTGTAGGTGCTTATAAAATCACAGTTGCCACATATATTTTGTATGCTTGTTGTCTCATACAACTTGTCAGTCATTATAAAAAAATAGTTGTCACGATGTTTGCTTTATTTATCTGTTGAATTCTACCCTTGATTGTTATGTTGTGTCGTAATAAAAAAGGCACTCGATTGTTCCGAAACTTAGTTGTGATAGTGTTTTGTTGTGTCAGCCAGTTTAATTTTCCTCAAATCTCATATAAGCTTGTCAGTTGTTATAAACACTATAGTTGACATATTATTTTGCAACGTTTGTCACTTAAATTATAACTAATGGTCAGTTATTTCATAACGTTCTGCACCCCCATCACCTTATTATCACGAGTATTCCATGTAGCAAAGAAAAGTAGACCAAACATGCATGCTATATGCTTTGTCATATAAAAAGGTAGACcatgcatacatgcatgctacaagCTTGTGCGTAATACTCCATGTATCACAGTATACCATGCATGCATTTGGGAGAACAAAAAAATAGACCATGCATGCATGCTAGTACATGTTTGTGTGAGGATTAATTGAAATTTCTATAAAAAATGGTCACCTATTACTGTCCACCTACACCTCCGGTAGACGCGAAAGTGCACGTTTCATGCCGCCGCACCGGACCACGTCGATGCCCACACTGCTAGATAGATTTTCCCAATTATCAAAAGGGTCACTTAAACTAGTTATTTTATTTTCAACACTCTCGGATTTGTCCTTAGCAAATCAAGAGTAAAATGCATGAGCGGTCCTAATTCTTTCCTAAAAGTGTTGATTGGATCCCAATTCTTTGAAAATGCACATCTGGATCCTAATTCTTTCAAAGTTGTTCACCCAAGTCTTAATTTCGTCTGACCGCCGATGAACAGCTTGCGTGGCGCTTTGACCGCCGCCACGTCGACTCGAGGGCCCACGCGGGGTAAACGACCAGCCATGCATTTTTGCAAAAGAGCCCCCAAATCCTAGTCTCTTCGCAGCCGTACtcctttcctcttccccacttctctCTGCTTTGGCGAAACAAGGGCAATTGACGACGATGGCGCTGGTCCGGTGAGAAGAGGCGACCATCGCAGGTGCTTGTCCGACGGCGGCACCGTTAAGATGGAGCACGTGCTACGGTGATCCGGAGATACTCCTCCACGATATGGTCAGTGTCGTGCCCGTAACCCTAACCCTGGATCCTCTTTTTGTGCGGTTTCCCGTTTTAGCTCGAATCAATGGTAGTATTTGACTGAATCCCTCGATATCTAAGACCACAAGAGGAGGTTTTACCGTAGAAATCAACTATGTTGGATTTTTTGCGAATTTGGTCGGTCGAAGACGTATGTCGATGGGAAAGTTGCTTTGTTCGATGGTTGTGAAGTAGATACATGGCGTCCTCTCTCGCTCATTGATTTTATGTAGCAACTGGGATATAGTTACCAATCTAAGCATGTTGTTTACTAGTTACTGCCTGGAAAGAATTTAGGTGACGGACTACGGACTGTGGAAAGTGACACTGACAATTTGCACATGACAAAAGTTGTTCCAAAATTTCTGTACTTTCACTTGTTTGTTGATCACAAATACATGAGCTTTGACAATGTAATTGATGATATTCATGTTAGTGGTACACCTCAGCCGCCTCTTGTATTAAGCCCTAAATCTCCTCGGTTTAGCAGTGCAATAAGGCGAAGTCCTAGGTTTAAGGTGAAAGATCAGAAAGGCAGACTGAATCAATTTAATGCAGGCAACAACAATGAAGGGAGTAGCAGTGCTCCACAAGTGGGACAAAATGTTGGACATGAtcttagaagaagaaggaggaaacttGTGGTAAAAGAAGAAATCCCCAATGAAAATGACAGTGACAGTGATGATAGTGAATGGGATTGAGACTGGGTTGACTCTGACAATGAAGTAGGCAAAGATGGTGATGATATATATGAAGAATGGGTTGATGAAAAAtttgagaagaagaaaaagaagaaatctgaaTGGGAGCAGGACAGTGACTATGATACAAGATTCAGAGATTGAAGATACTGATTCAACAGATAAAGTGGAAGTAGTTGATGCACTGTAATGCCCCAagggtgtaacttgccatatttggaaccttctctatgtgggtccaccttgtcattgcaatgggagccaatgcatgtgttatttcatgtgccatcttgttttgttttccctttgcatgcatgcattccatccgTTCCTTGTCTTGTGTTTGTTGCCTCATGATCATATGTGATGGTGTGATCAATGTGATGGTGTGATGAAGTTATGTCAGGATGTGGTTGTAGTCAAAGTAGGAAGCTCTATGTGGTTGGCATAGGATTCAAAACATTCCTTTCTCTATTTATCTCTAAGTCAAGATTCACTTGTTCCATTCCTATTTctaaaatgtccatgatttagtatattttgtggtggatgtgaagttGTGTAGTTGCTGATTTGAAACCTTGTTTgtgaggtgcaaatattcacaaaacagctcaACTTAATgcggttttgtaaatatttacttgccccaaaatcccttttctatttttattaaataggtcataattccttatgaccaggggtatgatTGCTTTAATTTTAGCATCATCAGATTTTCCTAGGTTTTATTTTCCTTTCTTTGTTTGTTTTAAAATAAGAAAACCCCAGAGGTTTATTTTCCCTCTTATTTGGTGccactggtgggcttcctccccctgcATGGCCCATCTACTTCTCTGTTCCAGCGAGAGCCCACCTTGCGCgtcccttcttccttctcctgacGGCGCCCCCCAGTGCACGCTTTCCGtcagcagcagagagagagagcgagcacgccgtgagggctcacggacgtcgaggccttcTTATAACCCTTGGCGTGCGTGCCCCCTTCCCCTGGGGTTCCTCATTTCCCCTCCTTGTGCCGCCACTCCTCCCCCCATATgtcttcctcccccaaggtaaaCTCTGTAGATCTATCTagcaaagagagagagaagagcgtCGCTGTCGTCCACCGCGCATTCGTCATCTCCTGCGTTGGCAGCCATGTCAGGGGGCTCGGGGCAGGacgccgcgttccattcccgccgtCATTGACGTCGGGGCGCGACCACAGCGACGGGCAGGACCACGCCGCCGACGTGTTCCCGCTGGACTTCCTCCCTGCTTCGGTTCGGCGACAGTACCTCTACATCTTCTTCAGATTGTCGTCTTTGTTAGGCCTCTTCCCCGATTGgcgacctctcctccttcccctaggtgagtcctagctcttctcccttcCCCTCGTTAGATCCGGCCGAAGTTCGTCGTCGTGCTTCTCTGATCATAGAAGGGAATGGCCAGGTGGTGTTTGTTGTGGCGGCTCTTGTGTAGTTGTGCTCGGTAGGTGCAGCGTAGCAAGCAGCGGCGTCTCTatgcagtagcagtagcaatagtGGTCCCCCCCCGCGGCGCAGCTGTAGTAGAGGAGACCATTCCGGTGGTATCTCTGCCGTCGTCGATGTGCAGTAGCAGAGCAGGTCATCCGCGTGTGTGTTACCAAGTTGGTTGCCTCCTCTCTGTCAAGTCCCTGTTCGTAGCGTGGTGGTAGGTGCCGTGGTGTGTGGTTCAAgcggttgtgggttcgagtcccagcggcAACAACCCCTTTTTGCTAAGTTTTGGCACAGTAGCAAGCAGTGGCGTCAGTAGCAGCTTAACGTGTTATCCATCCCTGTTCTGTCAAGCACTTGGACAGTAGGAGAGTGGTGGCTTGTTTGTTGGTGGACCAGGGGGTCTAAGGATCGAATCCCACCCCaaaccttttattttcttttgctttcctTGCTATTTTTATTTGGCTTGATACATGTGATGCTGTGGTATGCTCAACACCATGTGGGTATTTTTTTTCTCTCCTCACAGCAACAAGTAGTTGTTCCTAGTTTTTGTTGCTAGCATGATAGGTATGCATGAGTAGGCTTGTGTGCTAGTGTAGGTGGAGATATATGGTGATGTGAGTGTGTAGCATGTGTATATGCACTAGGGTAGTGATGCATTGTGAATGTGCAAGCTTCATTATGTGCATGTTGTTGGACTTATGTACTCTCTTGTGCAAGTATgcgatgtgagtgtgtgtgtgggttcccccccacACACACCTTGTGAgtagtgcatgtgatcttgtggtgtgtgtgtgagtgtgtgcttgtgtgtgtgtcacacacatgcccaagataTGTTGGGCCTTGATAAGCTCATGTGCAagtatatgtgtaggtgtagagaggcatgatgtgtgtgtagttagTGGAGTGTCCTaattaactagcatgtgtagctgtttatattatgttgtgcttgatgcttgtgtgtgtgtgtgtgtggtggtgtgctaaggcacatgagcatgagggctagccctcatgtgcaccattgtagtgttgagagtgtgcaagtggatgtgtaggtgttgttctagtggatagcacatgtgatgatgcactattcacctctatgtgattccatgtagattttcttttctagtttgtgcccatttgttctatgcaagtgcatatgtattatatatgtttttggggtagaatcatcccaggaatccaatggtgggttcagattccactttggaataccttctgggaatgtcatatttcagttttgttccatgtttagagcttggttccatgagatgtcgtgagcccaagaggttgattctttgttgtggcagtagagggtgaacccctctaccacatgttggtttttttatgcttaggagttcatatgtgcaagttgtgcctagccaaagtaggcatgtggttgaaattccagtttagtgaaaatctgtgattttcaccaagtctgagaatctgcttatattttcttctcccgttgttgtgcttgtagaggtccatgtgttgggaatcagcccttgctatcagctgggaagttgtagcttttgtgtttgtctagacctctatcaattttcattccatttggaatcctgtagatattgttttgggtgctgtcaaaatgcttcagatcataaacaactagtgagaatctggaattttcactaagtccctgaaaactgatatttttgtccaagttagcagctgtagaactttctgtgtgtaaatcctttgtattatattttttgcttgtgcttgtattaattttgaatagcttctgccacatatcctatttggcatatttgggtggctgtaggtgctttgcatgtagccctcaaactgttatgatgctctttatgggagattgtgtagttttgatattttgatgcttgtgagtgcatagttgatggtgtggtgatattccttgcaccaccccatccattcttgtttgttttatgtcttggcaacctgggaataccagaagtatgccattggagtgtgttgtgatggatttgacacgtaggactctatttcttgtttcgttgtttccggttgatccgtagatccgtttgtaacgttctttatatggttttgcatcgttttcgcgtgacgcatctgttcatgtcatactcatgcatgtcaagatagcttagagtgcagttctgtccaggaacttgtattttcttctcatgcttgtgccagtgactagaatagagatgcatgttcatattcatctcatgcatcatgtgttgttgcatcttgaggtactgttgttcattggatgctatttttatgttgggtagcaccgggatcggagaacgagtacgtggatccgggagagtacgtgcaggacgaacaagagcagttccaagctgaggacatcacaggcaagatgatatgacctagattccatctctagacttgttatgctagattacgttcctttcatcttatgctcgctgcctaccactgaaataattgcctcctgatattgccatgaaacccaaacacttatcccttcctagcaaatcttgaatggctaagtaggctttgctcagctacaaatgttagcgttgctagttgcaggtgctttgtatcatgtgataacatgagcttgatatcattatgttaaatctgttatttaattaatgcacctatatacttggtaaataacggaaggcctagccttttgccgagtgttttgttccgttattgccgccatagttaccggctaccggtgtttgattccataactaatcgct harbors:
- the LOC123411572 gene encoding uncharacterized protein LOC123411572 codes for the protein MSVRIKAVVDRFVKELKEALDADIQDRVMREREMQSYIEEREREVAEREAAWKAELSRREAEIARQEARLKMERENLEKEKSVLMGTASNQDNQDGALEITVSGEKYRCLRFSKAKK
- the LOC123411571 gene encoding pentatricopeptide repeat-containing protein At2g03880, mitochondrial, with product MRSLFNRVPCKRLAAARRSRRCLHSHSQPHPLLATFSRLCDDGPLPAALALLPDLATAGVRADPVSLCRLIKLCVRHGTASDGRLIHDHVSCTANGGGEAPHTGLFVSNSLISMYAKFGLLHDALELFGGMPHRNVVSWTTVVSALANAGGRKVEALRFLVDMKRDNVAPNSYTYSSVLGVCGTPGVLAAVHASIVKVGLDSDVFVRSSLIDAYMKLGDLDSGRGVFDEMVTRDLVVWNSIIAGFAQSGDGVGAVELFMRMKESGFSANQGTLTSVLRACTGMVMLELGRQVHAHVLKYDTDLILHNALLDMYCKCGSLQDAGALFSRMPHRDVISWSTMVSGLAQNGRSTDALKVFGLMQSEGPTPNRITMVGVLFACSHAGLVEDGWYYFRSMEKLFGIQPEREHCNCMVDLLGRAGKLDEAVKFISEMNFEPDSVIWRTLLGACRMHKNANLAAYAAREILKLEPEDQGARILLSNTYADLRQWLDAEKSWKVMRNQGAKKEPGLSWIELGKQVHVFIAGELSHPFSTGIVQELNRLIRRVTDLGYVPQTEFVLQDLESEQKEDLLKYHSEKLAVAFAMMNSVKGKPVRIMKNLRICGDCHSFVKHVSKSEGKVIIIRDPVRFHHFQDGVCSCSDYW